Proteins encoded by one window of Caldisericaceae bacterium:
- the rplQ gene encoding 50S ribosomal protein L17 — protein MALRKLGLYPSFRKSVLRNLSTALILHGRIETTEARAKEVRRMVDKLITKAKVDNLESRRYAHSVLFDKNAVNKLFEISKEQKDRQGGYTRILKLAKYRKGDGTPLVLIELVK, from the coding sequence ATTGCGCTGAGGAAATTGGGTTTATATCCAAGTTTTAGAAAGAGTGTATTAAGAAACCTTTCAACTGCACTTATACTTCATGGGCGTATTGAAACTACAGAAGCAAGAGCAAAAGAAGTAAGAAGGATGGTTGATAAATTAATCACAAAGGCAAAAGTAGATAACCTCGAATCAAGAAGATACGCTCATTCTGTCCTTTTTGATAAGAACGCAGTAAATAAGTTATTTGAAATTTCAAAGGAACAAAAGGATAGGCAAGGTGGATATACACGAATTTTAAAACTTGCAAAGTATAGAAAAGGAGACGGAACCCCCCTCGTCCTGATTGAACTTGTTAAATAA